The following proteins are co-located in the Desulfobotulus pelophilus genome:
- a CDS encoding sulfotransferase: MSIHSQYFTYLKHFCSTVTLNEFHEKPTEQNLIALRHDVDHDLDLALEMSYWEYRHGFRSTYFILPHSGYWGDSRNTLDKILQIQDFGHEIGLHVNTIAEWFKGICDCPAKGLEDVLQLLRGFGIQIQGMAIHGDKVCYEKQFLNSWLFQELKPDNPAKTETDKSAEGIYTNDPRFQIRYPDNEILVREDGGSLPLWSVSMANYGLEYHAVHLHYDRYFTDSGGTWKRSPDPLQENLSDGRHQVLIHPEYWKGPQRIYFFLSAARSGSKWLSTVLNEASSLECTHEFTLNHCYKNQKFVEDHHTGPGFVSFLCQKDKIQSLLLDSRTWIDESGGDYGEANVYLESVFPELKNTFPDAHFVHLYRNPSDVVRSLINRSWYDLPEDDRHPVATDKENWQHLSQFEKTCWYVRSVNERLFQLNLKICFEEMVSDRVCMERIMMGLGIPFYPRLAEKYFRQKINESRDTKFPHYGLWTFNLKETFDGICGETAKKLGYVLQRGKPFAFECTPVGDSSSLTEMEQFLSKPAQESFSESLAVMDFSDKNLLEMLYYRFCTIKYTGENILIVPERDRNSYLLFGGGEWSHISETAGWQPEPAHYYKGSLRIQIEGEGNARLFCLEYGQDGMLKEKKVLQLIKPGQSDYDFAFRVKPNSMRFDLALHFGKEKTSSVYTIVCFSLISVLA; the protein is encoded by the coding sequence ATGAGTATTCATAGCCAATATTTTACATATCTGAAGCATTTTTGTTCCACAGTTACTTTGAATGAATTCCATGAAAAACCTACGGAACAAAATTTGATAGCCTTACGTCATGATGTGGATCATGATTTGGATTTAGCTCTTGAGATGAGCTATTGGGAGTATCGACATGGCTTCAGGTCCACATATTTTATATTGCCCCATTCAGGATACTGGGGAGATAGTCGTAATACTCTCGATAAAATATTGCAGATACAGGATTTTGGCCATGAAATCGGGCTGCATGTTAATACCATTGCTGAGTGGTTTAAAGGAATTTGTGACTGTCCAGCTAAAGGTTTGGAAGATGTTTTACAGCTTCTGAGAGGCTTTGGTATTCAGATACAAGGTATGGCAATCCATGGAGATAAGGTTTGTTATGAAAAGCAGTTTTTAAATTCATGGCTTTTTCAAGAGCTGAAACCTGATAATCCCGCAAAAACAGAGACCGATAAATCGGCAGAGGGCATTTATACAAACGACCCACGTTTCCAGATTCGTTATCCTGACAATGAAATTTTAGTTCGTGAGGATGGTGGCTCTCTTCCCCTCTGGTCTGTATCTATGGCAAACTATGGACTTGAATATCATGCTGTGCATTTGCACTACGATCGGTATTTTACTGATAGCGGTGGGACATGGAAACGAAGCCCTGATCCGCTGCAAGAGAACCTGTCTGACGGGAGGCACCAGGTCCTTATTCATCCGGAATACTGGAAGGGTCCTCAAAGAATATACTTTTTTCTTTCAGCGGCAAGATCCGGGTCAAAATGGCTTTCTACAGTGCTAAATGAGGCTAGTTCATTAGAATGCACCCATGAATTCACCTTGAATCATTGCTACAAAAATCAAAAGTTTGTAGAGGATCATCACACTGGCCCAGGTTTCGTTTCTTTTCTGTGTCAAAAGGATAAGATTCAATCTTTGTTGCTGGATTCTCGAACTTGGATAGATGAGAGTGGAGGTGACTATGGTGAAGCGAATGTGTACCTTGAAAGTGTATTCCCCGAACTAAAGAACACTTTTCCTGATGCCCATTTTGTTCATCTTTACAGGAATCCTTCTGATGTTGTTCGTTCTCTCATAAATCGGTCCTGGTACGATCTGCCAGAAGATGATCGTCATCCAGTCGCAACCGATAAGGAAAATTGGCAACATTTGAGTCAGTTTGAAAAAACCTGTTGGTATGTAAGAAGTGTGAATGAAAGACTTTTTCAGCTTAATCTTAAAATATGCTTTGAAGAAATGGTTTCTGACCGGGTATGTATGGAAAGAATCATGATGGGGCTGGGTATTCCGTTTTATCCAAGATTGGCAGAAAAGTATTTCAGGCAGAAAATTAATGAAAGCAGAGACACCAAGTTTCCCCATTATGGTTTGTGGACCTTTAATCTGAAGGAAACTTTTGATGGAATCTGTGGAGAAACAGCAAAAAAATTAGGCTATGTTTTGCAGCGGGGTAAACCATTTGCCTTTGAATGTACACCTGTCGGTGACAGCAGTTCTCTGACTGAAATGGAACAGTTTTTATCAAAACCTGCTCAAGAATCTTTTTCAGAATCATTGGCTGTCATGGATTTTTCAGATAAAAACCTGTTGGAAATGCTTTACTATCGTTTTTGTACTATAAAATATACAGGAGAAAATATTCTTATTGTACCTGAACGAGACCGTAATTCATACCTCCTTTTTGGGGGAGGTGAGTGGTCCCACATATCAGAAACAGCCGGTTGGCAGCCAGAGCCAGCGCATTACTACAAGGGTTCCCTGAGAATCCAGATAGAAGGAGAAGGGAATGCTCGTCTTTTTTGTCTGGAATATGGTCAAGACGGGATGCTGAAAGAAAAAAAAGTATTACAACTGATCAAGCCCGGTCAGTCTGATTATGATTTTGCTTTTCGTGTTAAGCCTAACTCTATGAGGTTTGATTTGGCTTTGCACTTTGGTAAAGAAAAAACTTCGAGTGTGTATACTATTGTTTGTTTTTCATTGATTTCAGTCTTAGCATAG
- a CDS encoding glycosyltransferase: MTLALEKNEETSEFVSGRGVTVKRQVCMFVFNNFTNDSRVEKEAETLVGEGYEVTVFAVLDKQTKALEERNGIKIRRVQLTPWHLRFIRWLKKFEQRPQKKKVRKRKGRFSRYKKKVAVRVNKEFHKIYKRLVPDKLPPLNYFGTTFLYLLLFALFMMGIHTPAFHSMVEAHGLVINLVIVSCILFRKIIKNFLIQKFRKLLLILKSGFKMFHSLCFKSLFLVERVTKSMKKTLNKKRAAVLKIIKNNLMRYHRHFSFLSFYKNVNNALQFTPYDIYHAHDLNTLPVAWYLSRKHRGKLIYDSHELYVDRNKLVPSSWMWKFILRRIEKFLSRRCNAVFTVNESLALELKKKYKLKMPGVIMNTPASFANNEIPLMGNDRLRRNAGVPEDKKLVVYVGGITFNRGLEALIRSLLYLPDCYLVCMGYGTDAYKKSLLKLVSEIGVQDRFSFFGPVPGREVIHYATGADLGVAPIANACKSYFLCSPNKLFEYMNAGLPVIASNFPELEKVVLGHAIGFTFDPENPLDIAAQARKILDNPDMAAKMRKNALKSSGFYNWGNESKKLLSIYESLYEN; this comes from the coding sequence ATGACGCTGGCGCTGGAAAAAAATGAGGAAACATCAGAATTTGTTTCTGGTAGGGGTGTGACTGTTAAGCGTCAGGTATGCATGTTTGTATTTAACAATTTCACCAACGATTCGCGAGTTGAAAAAGAGGCTGAAACACTTGTTGGTGAAGGCTACGAAGTAACTGTTTTTGCAGTTTTAGATAAACAAACAAAGGCGCTTGAAGAAAGAAATGGCATAAAGATCAGAAGAGTTCAACTGACACCTTGGCATTTGCGGTTCATACGTTGGTTAAAAAAGTTTGAGCAAAGACCGCAGAAAAAAAAGGTGAGAAAGAGAAAAGGACGATTTTCCCGGTATAAGAAAAAGGTAGCCGTTAGAGTTAATAAAGAATTTCATAAAATATACAAAAGGCTTGTTCCAGACAAGCTTCCACCCTTGAACTATTTCGGCACAACGTTTTTGTACTTATTATTGTTTGCTCTTTTTATGATGGGAATACACACCCCTGCATTCCATAGTATGGTTGAAGCCCATGGGCTTGTAATTAACCTTGTCATTGTATCCTGTATTCTTTTTAGAAAGATTATAAAAAATTTCTTAATTCAAAAATTTCGTAAGCTTTTGTTAATTTTGAAATCAGGTTTTAAAATGTTTCATTCTTTATGCTTTAAATCTTTATTCCTAGTGGAAAGAGTTACAAAAAGCATGAAAAAAACCTTAAACAAGAAGAGGGCTGCTGTTTTAAAAATTATAAAAAATAATCTGATGCGGTATCATAGACATTTTTCTTTTTTGTCTTTTTATAAAAATGTCAACAATGCGCTGCAATTTACTCCCTACGATATCTACCATGCCCACGACCTGAACACACTACCTGTCGCATGGTATCTTTCTCGAAAACATAGAGGCAAGTTGATCTATGACTCCCACGAGCTGTATGTAGACCGAAACAAGCTGGTCCCCTCGTCCTGGATGTGGAAGTTTATTTTGCGCAGAATAGAAAAATTTTTATCGCGCCGATGCAATGCAGTATTCACAGTGAATGAAAGTTTAGCTCTTGAATTGAAAAAAAAATATAAACTTAAAATGCCGGGAGTAATTATGAATACTCCGGCAAGTTTTGCAAACAATGAAATACCGCTGATGGGGAACGACAGGTTACGAAGAAATGCCGGAGTGCCTGAAGACAAGAAGCTTGTTGTTTACGTTGGAGGTATAACATTTAACAGGGGGCTTGAAGCGCTCATTCGCAGCCTGCTGTATTTGCCGGACTGTTATCTTGTTTGTATGGGATATGGCACAGATGCGTATAAAAAAAGCCTTCTCAAGCTTGTTTCAGAAATAGGGGTGCAGGATCGTTTTAGTTTTTTTGGCCCTGTGCCTGGCAGGGAGGTTATTCATTACGCAACGGGGGCCGACCTCGGCGTTGCCCCGATTGCCAACGCATGTAAAAGTTATTTCCTTTGCTCACCTAACAAGCTATTTGAGTATATGAATGCAGGGCTTCCGGTGATTGCCAGTAACTTTCCGGAGCTTGAAAAGGTTGTGCTAGGGCATGCAATTGGCTTCACTTTTGATCCTGAAAATCCGCTAGATATAGCAGCTCAGGCCAGAAAAATTCTTGACAATCCTGACATGGCTGCAAAAATGCGTAAAAATGCGCTTAAGAGTTCCGGTTTTTATAACTGGGGTAACGAATCAAAAAAATTGCTGTCAATCTATGAAAGTCTATACGAAAACTAA